A window of Eubacteriaceae bacterium ES3 contains these coding sequences:
- a CDS encoding MFS transporter, whose product MENTENINKGKWNILLVVLMATFVIVIDSTAMNVSISNIVTDLQTTVEAVQSIISFYALVMASCMLFGAKLSDILGKKVSFRLGLMTYATGTLIAAFSQNVMMLAIGWAVIEGIAAAIMMPAVLSIIVTNYEGQDRAKAMSIYATVAAVALAIGPIVGGVVTTYLSWRFIFGGEAFVVIIAILFSGVIPKDLIEKDARPKIDYVGFLFSGIGLFFIILGFLNANVYGWFFEKNPLIIGGVEISLFGLSASFLSILLGICLLIILLFWLNRRIKNEKPALFHPQMFTNNVFFPAILVYLFGQMSFAGIMFCMPVFMQNALNYNAMDTGISLMPLSIALLISSLFVTKLVYRFSPKVMIIAGLLSIMAGITLMRAQFWGEFSAISGSSFIFAFLFIGFGVGVAFSIAYNLALSNVKPAWKNEGSGMLLTFQNLGNSSSIAVAGSVLFSSVFSNIAQGIVDANFSITSGLSKTQIQEILIKNINTFKDTLDQGVNISPETAQQIEKILTNALSISMDHVGLVLTILVGIGLLLAIFVLPNAKLEK is encoded by the coding sequence TTGGAGAATACTGAAAATATTAATAAGGGCAAATGGAATATTCTATTAGTCGTTTTAATGGCAACTTTTGTTATTGTGATCGATTCAACTGCAATGAATGTTTCAATTTCAAATATTGTTACAGATCTGCAAACTACTGTAGAAGCGGTTCAGAGTATTATTTCATTTTATGCTCTGGTCATGGCATCATGTATGCTATTCGGGGCAAAATTATCTGATATCCTGGGAAAGAAAGTTTCATTTAGATTGGGTTTGATGACTTATGCAACCGGAACGCTAATCGCAGCATTCAGCCAAAATGTAATGATGCTGGCAATAGGGTGGGCCGTAATTGAAGGGATTGCCGCAGCAATCATGATGCCGGCGGTGTTATCGATTATTGTAACAAATTATGAAGGACAGGACCGGGCAAAAGCCATGTCAATCTATGCCACCGTTGCTGCCGTTGCTCTGGCAATTGGTCCAATTGTTGGTGGGGTTGTTACAACCTATCTTTCCTGGCGATTTATTTTTGGTGGTGAGGCCTTCGTTGTAATAATTGCTATCCTTTTTTCTGGCGTTATTCCCAAGGATCTTATTGAAAAAGATGCCCGCCCCAAAATAGACTATGTTGGCTTTTTGTTTTCCGGCATTGGATTGTTTTTTATTATCCTGGGCTTCTTAAACGCCAATGTTTATGGCTGGTTTTTTGAAAAAAATCCGCTTATAATCGGTGGTGTTGAGATCTCTCTATTTGGATTATCAGCATCCTTCCTATCTATCCTTCTAGGTATATGCTTACTTATTATTCTACTTTTTTGGCTGAATAGAAGGATCAAAAATGAAAAACCTGCATTATTTCACCCTCAGATGTTTACAAACAATGTCTTTTTTCCTGCTATATTGGTCTATCTGTTTGGGCAAATGAGTTTTGCCGGAATTATGTTCTGTATGCCTGTCTTTATGCAAAATGCACTCAATTACAATGCCATGGATACTGGCATTAGCCTGATGCCTTTATCAATCGCACTTCTAATATCTTCACTCTTCGTCACTAAACTTGTGTATCGTTTCTCTCCGAAGGTCATGATTATTGCTGGTCTTCTCTCAATCATGGCGGGAATAACTTTAATGAGAGCTCAATTTTGGGGTGAATTTTCTGCTATTAGCGGTTCCAGTTTTATCTTTGCTTTTCTTTTTATTGGTTTTGGAGTCGGTGTGGCATTTAGCATTGCCTACAATTTAGCTTTAAGCAATGTAAAGCCAGCATGGAAAAATGAAGGTTCAGGAATGCTTTTAACTTTTCAAAATTTAGGTAATTCATCAAGTATTGCAGTAGCAGGGAGCGTATTATTTTCAAGCGTTTTTTCAAATATTGCTCAAGGCATAGTTGATGCAAATTTTTCAATTACTTCGGGCTTATCAAAAACGCAGATTCAGGAAATTCTGATAAAAAATATTAATACCTTTAAGGACACACTAGACCAAGGGGTTAATATTTCCCCTGAGACTGCTCAACAGATAGAAAAAATACTAACAAATGCACTGTCAATCTCAATGGATCATGTTGGACTTGTTTTGACCATCCTTGTTGGGATTGGATTGTTATTAGCGATATTTGTTTTGCCGAATGCAAAATTAGAGAAATAA
- a CDS encoding 4Fe-4S dicluster domain-containing protein, with protein MKRIIINREKCDSCLNCTVACISAHQEGSNFYTADLSGRTAESRNKIYYKENQGYFPIFCRHCDEPECVMSCMSGALSKDSSTGLVNYDAEKCGSCLMCVMNCPYGVMKPDKENSKMIKCDFCQDQPEGPSCVKSCPKEAIIVQEV; from the coding sequence ATGAAACGGATTATTATTAATCGCGAAAAATGTGATAGTTGTCTGAACTGTACCGTTGCCTGTATCAGCGCCCATCAGGAAGGCAGCAATTTTTATACGGCAGATTTGAGCGGCAGAACGGCTGAGTCGCGGAATAAGATTTATTATAAGGAAAATCAGGGCTATTTTCCTATCTTTTGTCGGCATTGTGACGAGCCGGAATGTGTTATGTCCTGTATGAGCGGCGCATTATCCAAAGATTCCTCCACTGGACTGGTCAATTATGATGCAGAAAAATGTGGTTCCTGCCTGATGTGTGTAATGAATTGTCCTTATGGTGTAATGAAACCGGATAAAGAAAATTCTAAAATGATTAAATGCGATTTTTGTCAGGATCAGCCAGAAGGACCCAGTTGTGTTAAATCCTGTCCTAAAGAAGCAATCATAGTACAGGAGGTATGA
- a CDS encoding DUF924 family protein yields the protein MENNMEKLSDLTIDEFLEKLSICKFPGPAAGSAVGTIQAITAALMKMACCCTLKKDPENSICKASIEVAEALQADALIQSEADILAYMEVIRAGKSNEPQSYQQAMEGAIGPFTNLLDNCYQLLIEVQKILQDSYSLVLGDLVICASLAEAVAAAAKAGIDINSMSLTDQNVKQKILKNASERYQLCLGLKEAILAQALAPESASQVIDESQKVLEFWFDPENKPYWFQKNESFDQNLRDQFYVLWQAACKGELSLWRQTIRGRLAEIILLDQFSRNFNRNGEMAFSQDSMALVLAQEALRQPEFKSLLQSEKQFILMPFMHSESAAIHEQALSYFEELNDSETLEYEIKHKAIIDQFGRYPHRNDILGRVSTSEEIEFLKQPGSSF from the coding sequence ATGGAAAATAATATGGAAAAGCTAAGTGATCTAACAATTGATGAGTTTCTGGAAAAGCTGTCGATTTGTAAATTCCCTGGACCGGCAGCTGGTTCTGCGGTAGGAACCATTCAGGCAATTACCGCGGCATTAATGAAAATGGCCTGTTGTTGTACATTAAAGAAAGATCCCGAGAATTCTATTTGTAAGGCTTCGATAGAAGTTGCTGAAGCGCTGCAGGCAGATGCTTTAATCCAGAGCGAAGCTGATATTCTAGCTTATATGGAAGTGATCAGAGCAGGGAAAAGTAATGAACCTCAAAGCTACCAGCAGGCTATGGAAGGGGCGATTGGTCCGTTTACGAATTTGCTTGATAACTGTTATCAACTGCTGATCGAAGTTCAGAAGATTTTACAGGATAGTTATTCCCTGGTTTTGGGGGATCTGGTTATTTGCGCAAGCTTGGCTGAAGCGGTTGCTGCCGCTGCTAAAGCTGGTATTGATATCAATTCAATGTCTTTAACGGACCAAAACGTCAAGCAAAAAATTCTTAAAAATGCAAGCGAGCGTTATCAGTTATGCCTGGGTTTGAAAGAGGCTATTTTGGCACAGGCTCTGGCGCCGGAAAGCGCCAGTCAAGTAATTGACGAGAGTCAAAAGGTTTTAGAATTCTGGTTTGATCCGGAAAATAAACCATACTGGTTTCAAAAAAATGAATCTTTTGATCAAAACTTACGCGATCAATTCTATGTTCTCTGGCAGGCTGCCTGTAAGGGAGAACTATCGCTATGGCGGCAGACGATAAGGGGGAGGCTGGCCGAAATAATTTTATTGGATCAGTTTTCCAGAAATTTCAATCGAAATGGGGAAATGGCTTTTTCTCAGGATTCAATGGCGCTTGTCCTGGCCCAGGAAGCGCTTCGGCAACCGGAATTCAAGAGTTTGCTGCAGTCTGAAAAACAATTTATTTTAATGCCTTTTATGCATTCGGAATCAGCAGCTATCCATGAACAGGCTTTATCTTACTTTGAAGAGTTGAATGATTCAGAAACTTTGGAGTACGAAATAAAGCATAAAGCGATTATCGATCAGTTTGGCAGATATCCTCATCGTAACGATATTCTAGGCCGGGTATCTACCTCTGAGGAGATAGAATTTCTTAAACAGCCAGGCAGCAGTTTTTAG
- a CDS encoding heme-binding protein, protein MTTTGKLLDMAKKMADAAAVKAIEIDVPMVIAICDKHGNPVLLNRMEDSLLASIDIATNKAYSSAALKGSTDQFAAAAKESGPLFGLANCDKGRMVVFGGGFPIVIDGEIVGAIGVSGGSVEEDMTVAQAGLAVI, encoded by the coding sequence ATGACGACAACTGGAAAATTATTGGATATGGCCAAAAAAATGGCCGATGCGGCTGCTGTAAAAGCAATTGAAATTGATGTCCCAATGGTTATTGCCATCTGTGACAAACACGGTAACCCGGTTCTGTTAAACCGAATGGAAGATTCTCTGCTGGCCAGTATTGATATTGCTACCAACAAGGCTTATTCATCGGCAGCCTTAAAGGGCAGCACCGATCAGTTTGCTGCTGCTGCCAAAGAGTCCGGCCCGCTGTTTGGACTGGCTAACTGTGATAAAGGTCGCATGGTTGTCTTCGGCGGTGGTTTCCCTATCGTTATCGATGGTGAAATTGTTGGCGCAATCGGCGTTAGCGGCGGAAGTGTTGAAGAAGATATGACTGTTGCCCAAGCTGGCCTGGCTGTCATTTAA
- a CDS encoding FAD-dependent oxidoreductase: MKYLIIGASAAGISAIKTIRAMDKETEITLISKEKEIHSRCMLHHCLSGHRNEKSINFSGENFCRDEKVNWLNGVSVAAVDPTQKTVNTDDGKEIVFDKLLIATGAGYFIPPVPGLREAKNVFGFRDLEDVKKIDAVLNEKSKVVIIGSGLVGLDVASALNERGIRNTIVEMMPGILPLQLDKQSARVYQNLFEEHGTNFLLSEKVIELKMDDNLHGTTLVLESGKSLDADLVIVAAGVRPETAFLKGSEIELDRGIVVNEKMQTSQPDIYAAGDVTGLSGIWPNAMKQGKIAAQNMMGMESIYDDRFAIKNTINFYGCPTLSLGKIAADENTRIVCREDRNSYTKILLRDHIIEGLILQGNLDYAGFWQVLLKNKIVIDEKEVFDLKYSDFYAVNEKNGQFEMAI; the protein is encoded by the coding sequence ATGAAATATCTTATAATTGGTGCCAGTGCAGCTGGTATTTCGGCGATAAAAACCATCCGTGCGATGGATAAGGAGACTGAAATAACCTTAATCTCCAAGGAAAAAGAAATTCACTCACGGTGTATGCTTCATCACTGTCTGAGTGGTCACAGAAATGAAAAGTCAATTAATTTTTCAGGTGAAAATTTTTGTCGGGATGAAAAAGTTAACTGGTTAAATGGTGTAAGTGTCGCAGCTGTTGACCCGACCCAAAAAACTGTTAATACTGATGATGGAAAGGAAATAGTCTTTGATAAATTGCTGATTGCTACGGGAGCAGGGTATTTTATTCCCCCGGTGCCAGGATTGAGAGAAGCCAAAAATGTTTTTGGTTTTCGTGATCTTGAAGATGTTAAGAAAATTGATGCGGTTTTAAATGAAAAGAGCAAGGTTGTGATTATCGGTTCCGGGCTTGTGGGACTGGATGTAGCCTCGGCCCTAAATGAACGGGGGATCAGGAATACTATTGTTGAGATGATGCCAGGTATTTTACCACTACAGCTGGATAAACAGTCCGCCAGGGTCTATCAGAATTTATTTGAAGAACATGGGACAAATTTTCTATTATCTGAAAAGGTGATTGAACTGAAGATGGATGATAATCTCCATGGGACAACATTAGTGCTGGAAAGTGGTAAAAGTCTGGATGCCGATTTGGTGATTGTAGCGGCCGGTGTCAGGCCAGAGACAGCTTTCTTGAAAGGGTCAGAAATCGAATTGGATCGTGGTATCGTCGTTAATGAAAAAATGCAGACCAGTCAGCCTGACATCTATGCGGCTGGGGATGTAACCGGACTATCGGGAATTTGGCCAAATGCCATGAAACAGGGAAAAATAGCAGCCCAGAATATGATGGGAATGGAGAGCATTTATGATGATCGTTTTGCAATCAAGAATACCATTAATTTCTATGGTTGCCCAACCCTCTCACTCGGCAAAATTGCTGCGGACGAAAACACAAGAATAGTATGCCGTGAGGATCGAAACAGCTATACAAAAATATTACTCAGGGACCATATAATCGAAGGCTTAATTTTACAGGGAAATCTTGATTATGCCGGTTTCTGGCAGGTTTTGCTTAAAAATAAAATCGTTATCGATGAAAAGGAAGTCTTCGATTTAAAATATTCAGACTTTTATGCAGTGAATGAGAAAAACGGACAATTTGAAATGGCTATTTAA
- a CDS encoding TetR/AcrR family transcriptional regulator C-terminal domain-containing protein codes for MDINDRTKEKLAKSIKDLMANKPLDKITVKEIVDHSELTRQTFYRYFQDKYHLVNWYFDKLAQQSIRQMGVSLTLEEGLTQKFTFVKNEKTFFTAAFKSSDCNSIYDYDLKLITDFYIDLIMRKTGQPVKDDNLFLLDMYCRGSMAMTYKWVLDGMTMDPNEFAKLLIAGIPEKLKPYLLRL; via the coding sequence ATGGATATTAACGATCGCACTAAAGAAAAACTTGCAAAAAGCATTAAGGATCTGATGGCCAACAAACCGCTGGATAAAATTACGGTCAAGGAAATTGTTGATCACAGTGAACTGACCCGGCAAACCTTTTATCGCTATTTTCAGGATAAATATCACCTGGTCAACTGGTATTTTGACAAACTGGCTCAGCAGTCAATCAGGCAAATGGGTGTAAGCTTAACCCTGGAGGAAGGCCTGACACAAAAGTTTACTTTTGTTAAAAATGAGAAGACTTTCTTTACTGCCGCTTTTAAATCAAGCGACTGTAATTCCATTTACGACTATGACCTGAAGCTAATCACCGATTTTTACATCGATCTGATTATGCGAAAAACCGGTCAACCTGTAAAAGATGATAATTTATTTTTATTAGATATGTATTGCCGGGGCTCTATGGCTATGACCTATAAGTGGGTACTTGATGGAATGACCATGGATCCCAACGAATTTGCCAAACTTCTGATTGCTGGCATTCCCGAAAAATTGAAACCTTACCTTTTGCGGTTGTGA
- the fucO gene encoding lactaldehyde reductase — protein MARTYYFPPVVIMEPGAIELIPPEIKRMNVKKALVVTDKVLIEAGIVQDVLDVLDKAEVAYAIFSDVKPNPTVTNVNAGLEALQENECDFIISIGGGSPQDTAKGIGILATNPGDLRDYEGVGKTANKSLPIVAINTTAGTASEATINYVITDEERKLKMVIVDPNCLAMVAVNDPNLMVKMPKSLTAATGMDALTHAIEGYTTAGASAFTDLFNLEAIKAISSSLRAAVENGEDIDARDGMAYGQFVTGMGFSNGGLGIVHSMAHQLGGFYDLPHGVCNAVLLPYVVDFNADAVGDRLAAVAEAMGVDLKGVKAEDINGLAIEAIKTLSKDVGIPSGLEEIGVKKEDFSELADLALADICTGGNPKCPTKEDVIAIYTAAF, from the coding sequence ATGGCAAGAACCTATTATTTCCCACCTGTTGTAATTATGGAACCAGGAGCAATTGAACTGATCCCACCGGAAATCAAACGCATGAATGTTAAAAAAGCGCTGGTTGTAACCGATAAGGTTTTAATCGAAGCTGGAATTGTTCAAGACGTGCTTGATGTTCTGGATAAGGCTGAAGTTGCATATGCGATCTTCTCTGATGTTAAACCTAACCCCACTGTTACCAATGTTAATGCTGGTCTGGAAGCACTACAGGAAAATGAATGTGATTTCATCATCAGTATCGGCGGCGGTTCTCCTCAGGATACTGCTAAAGGAATCGGGATTCTTGCAACCAACCCTGGTGATCTTCGCGATTATGAAGGAGTTGGAAAAACTGCCAATAAATCACTGCCAATTGTAGCCATTAATACAACTGCCGGAACCGCCAGTGAAGCAACCATCAATTACGTAATCACTGACGAAGAAAGAAAGCTGAAAATGGTTATCGTGGATCCTAACTGTCTGGCTATGGTAGCCGTCAATGATCCTAACCTGATGGTTAAAATGCCTAAATCTTTAACCGCTGCTACCGGAATGGATGCCCTGACCCATGCAATTGAAGGTTACACCACTGCTGGCGCTTCTGCCTTCACTGATCTGTTTAACCTGGAAGCTATCAAGGCAATTTCTTCAAGCCTTCGCGCAGCTGTTGAAAACGGCGAAGATATCGATGCCCGCGATGGTATGGCTTATGGACAATTTGTAACTGGTATGGGCTTCTCAAATGGGGGCTTGGGAATCGTTCACTCTATGGCTCATCAGTTGGGTGGTTTCTATGATCTGCCACATGGTGTTTGTAACGCCGTTCTTTTACCTTATGTCGTTGACTTTAATGCTGATGCCGTAGGTGATCGTCTGGCTGCTGTTGCTGAAGCTATGGGTGTAGATTTAAAAGGTGTTAAAGCCGAAGATATTAATGGTCTGGCAATTGAAGCCATCAAAACTTTATCTAAAGATGTCGGTATTCCTTCCGGCCTGGAAGAAATCGGCGTCAAAAAAGAGGATTTCAGTGAACTGGCTGACCTGGCTTTAGCTGATATCTGTACCGGTGGTAACCCTAAATGTCCAACAAAAGAAGATGTAATTGCGATCTATACTGCTGCTTTTTAA
- the cooS gene encoding anaerobic carbon-monoxide dehydrogenase catalytic subunit — protein MNSNFSCKTCQSADQNLENFISGLSYETSHHRVEGQSVKCGFGLQGICCRLCSNGPCRISPNGQKGVCGATADTIVARNFLRAVAAGSGCYIHVIENTALMLKKTAQSKGVLKGKNTLKKLADIFGIDEVDEYLCAEKVADAVLADLYKPDYIKMELVEKLAYAPRFKRWMELDILPGGAKSEVFAGVVKTSTNLNSDPVNMYLNTLKLGISTGLYGLTLTNLLNDVLLGEPAIRLAPVGLRVINPDYINIMITGHQHSIFTYLQERLTDKDVIEKAEKAGAKGFKLVGCTCVGQDLQLRGEHYQEVFDGHAGNNFTSEAILATGGIDAVLSEFNCTLPGIEPICDELMIKQICLDDVAKKANAELKPFVFEKREEQVEEILDAITESYKNRRGQVAINLQPEHGNNDTLTGVSETSLKAFLGGSWKPLIDLIVSGDIKGIAGVVGCSSLTAGGHDVLTVDLVKELISKDILVLSAGCSSGGLENVGLMSPSAASMAGPKLRAICEKLNIPPVLNFGPCLAIGRLELVATELAETLGIDIPQLPLVLSAPQWLEEQALADGAFGLALGLPLHLGLPPFVTGSSLAVEVFTENMKELTGGQLIIDDNAKQAAETLEGIILAKRQGLNI, from the coding sequence ATGAATTCTAATTTTAGCTGTAAGACCTGTCAAAGTGCGGACCAGAATCTGGAAAATTTCATTTCTGGATTAAGTTATGAAACCTCGCATCATCGAGTGGAGGGGCAAAGTGTTAAATGTGGTTTTGGTCTGCAGGGAATCTGCTGTCGACTATGTTCCAATGGTCCTTGCCGGATTAGTCCCAATGGACAAAAAGGGGTATGCGGAGCAACTGCGGATACCATCGTGGCCCGTAACTTTTTAAGAGCTGTGGCGGCCGGATCAGGCTGTTATATTCATGTTATTGAAAATACAGCTTTGATGCTTAAAAAAACCGCTCAGAGTAAAGGCGTTCTAAAAGGAAAAAATACGCTCAAAAAACTTGCTGATATTTTTGGAATTGATGAAGTTGACGAATATCTATGCGCTGAAAAAGTGGCAGATGCAGTTCTGGCTGATCTCTATAAGCCTGATTATATAAAAATGGAACTGGTTGAGAAGTTGGCTTATGCGCCACGATTTAAACGTTGGATGGAACTGGATATTCTGCCTGGTGGAGCTAAATCGGAAGTGTTTGCGGGTGTAGTCAAAACGTCAACCAATCTGAATTCCGATCCCGTTAATATGTATTTGAACACTCTGAAATTAGGAATCTCAACTGGTCTTTACGGTTTAACCCTGACTAATCTTTTAAATGATGTCCTCTTAGGTGAACCGGCTATTCGCCTGGCACCAGTGGGACTGCGTGTTATCAATCCGGATTACATTAATATTATGATAACAGGTCACCAGCATTCTATCTTTACCTATTTGCAGGAGCGTTTAACGGATAAGGATGTGATTGAAAAGGCTGAAAAGGCAGGCGCTAAAGGATTTAAATTAGTGGGTTGTACCTGTGTTGGTCAGGACCTGCAGCTGCGCGGCGAACATTATCAGGAAGTATTCGACGGTCATGCCGGTAATAATTTTACTTCCGAAGCCATTCTGGCTACTGGCGGGATTGATGCAGTCTTATCTGAGTTTAACTGTACTCTGCCGGGGATTGAACCAATTTGTGATGAACTGATGATTAAACAGATCTGTCTGGATGATGTCGCCAAGAAAGCCAATGCAGAATTAAAACCTTTTGTTTTTGAAAAAAGGGAAGAGCAGGTTGAAGAAATTCTTGATGCAATTACTGAATCTTACAAAAACCGTCGTGGTCAAGTGGCAATTAATTTACAGCCGGAACACGGTAATAATGATACTTTAACAGGTGTTAGTGAGACATCCCTAAAAGCATTCCTGGGTGGAAGCTGGAAACCGTTAATCGATCTGATAGTTAGTGGTGATATTAAAGGAATTGCCGGTGTTGTAGGTTGCTCGAGTCTCACAGCTGGTGGTCATGATGTGTTAACGGTTGACCTGGTAAAAGAACTGATTTCTAAAGATATTCTGGTTTTATCAGCTGGATGTTCTTCTGGTGGTCTGGAAAATGTGGGTCTGATGTCACCTTCGGCAGCTTCGATGGCTGGTCCGAAACTGCGTGCCATTTGTGAAAAACTAAATATCCCACCTGTCTTAAACTTTGGCCCTTGCCTGGCAATTGGACGTCTGGAATTGGTGGCGACTGAGCTTGCGGAAACGTTAGGAATTGATATTCCTCAGTTGCCCTTAGTCTTATCAGCGCCGCAATGGCTTGAGGAGCAGGCTTTAGCCGATGGCGCCTTTGGTCTGGCCCTTGGTCTGCCCCTGCATTTGGGCTTGCCGCCCTTTGTAACTGGAAGTTCGCTGGCAGTAGAAGTGTTTACTGAGAACATGAAAGAATTGACTGGCGGTCAGTTGATTATTGATGATAATGCTAAACAGGCGGCTGAGACACTGGAAGGAATTATTTTAGCAAAACGCCAGGGTTTAAACATATAG
- a CDS encoding EAL domain-containing protein: MSRKSLSKIDSHLKNMDQQYDRLITERNRLKPSREALWMATIYLLIGGLWILLSDKMVASIFRDPETLKVVQLYKGWFYVLATAVVFFCIFKKTLDLYTRSVDQSIDGYEALAQAHEELMAMNDDLRIEKELSNQFFMEAASIIVIFDKDETITHFNPVAEKVFGFKRNEVIGKMGYEILKSTEPVKKMREMFDEILDTENNRDNELEMLCKDGSYKTILWNNNPLHDKDGNITGLVSIGTDITERRQMEERLEHIAYYDTFLEIPNRTYLNMAVEDAIRMEKKFAVINLDLDNFRHINESMGHAVGDQFISTVTEVLKGLKRNQDLLARISVDQFAFLYFFDEEEYLLNWLDSVMARIRCPWNLNGQKIFVTCSMGIAVYPKDGETVTMLMQNSDIALYIRKEHGKDGYTFFAAEMYERTLSMIEMGHELKTAVENEEFILYYQPQFELSTGRLLGVEALIRWNHPEKGFISPGEFIPLSEKTGHIVPISEWVLKEAITQKRAWDQKGFPALKIAVNLSGYTFTESSVFDRLCQILDEMDVKPDEIEIEITETAVMMELEAAKEALAKLKERGLTIAMDDFGTGYSSLNYLQILPIDVLKIDQTFIRNIRSQKEETIYKTLVELAHAIGIRVVAEGVETLEQQEFLMQNNCDIGQGYFLGRPVSAQEVEEQFLKEV; this comes from the coding sequence ATGAGCAGAAAATCATTAAGTAAAATCGATTCACATCTTAAAAATATGGACCAGCAATATGATCGTTTGATTACGGAAAGAAATCGCCTGAAGCCATCGCGGGAAGCTTTATGGATGGCCACTATTTACTTGCTTATTGGCGGCTTGTGGATTCTATTGTCAGATAAAATGGTAGCGTCAATATTCAGAGATCCAGAGACATTAAAAGTGGTACAGCTCTATAAAGGCTGGTTTTATGTGCTGGCAACAGCAGTGGTATTCTTTTGTATATTTAAAAAAACCCTGGATCTTTATACTCGATCTGTCGACCAGTCGATAGATGGATATGAAGCGCTAGCTCAGGCCCATGAAGAACTGATGGCCATGAATGATGATTTGCGGATTGAAAAAGAGTTGTCCAATCAGTTTTTTATGGAAGCAGCCAGCATTATCGTCATTTTTGATAAGGATGAAACAATCACCCATTTTAATCCGGTTGCCGAAAAAGTTTTCGGCTTCAAAAGAAATGAAGTGATTGGGAAAATGGGATATGAGATTCTAAAATCGACAGAGCCTGTCAAAAAAATGAGGGAAATGTTTGATGAAATCCTGGACACTGAAAACAATCGGGATAATGAACTGGAAATGTTGTGCAAAGATGGCTCTTATAAAACTATTTTATGGAATAACAACCCCCTTCACGATAAAGATGGAAATATTACCGGGCTGGTATCCATTGGGACAGATATTACTGAACGCAGACAGATGGAAGAGCGGCTAGAACATATCGCCTATTATGATACTTTTCTGGAGATTCCTAATCGGACTTATTTAAATATGGCAGTGGAAGATGCCATAAGAATGGAAAAGAAGTTTGCTGTGATTAACCTGGATTTGGATAATTTTAGGCATATCAATGAAAGTATGGGGCATGCGGTGGGAGATCAGTTTATTTCCACTGTGACAGAAGTATTAAAAGGCTTAAAAAGAAATCAGGATTTGCTTGCCCGGATTAGTGTAGATCAATTTGCTTTTCTTTATTTTTTTGATGAAGAAGAGTATCTTTTAAACTGGCTTGATAGTGTTATGGCAAGAATCAGATGCCCCTGGAATCTAAACGGGCAGAAAATTTTTGTGACCTGCAGTATGGGAATTGCTGTTTACCCCAAAGATGGTGAAACCGTGACGATGCTGATGCAAAATTCAGATATTGCCCTTTATATTCGCAAAGAACATGGAAAGGATGGCTATACCTTTTTTGCAGCAGAAATGTATGAGCGGACCTTAAGTATGATTGAGATGGGGCATGAGTTAAAGACGGCCGTTGAAAACGAAGAATTTATCCTTTATTATCAGCCGCAGTTTGAATTGTCTACCGGGAGGCTATTAGGTGTAGAAGCGCTAATTCGCTGGAACCACCCCGAAAAAGGATTTATCTCGCCAGGGGAATTTATACCTCTTTCGGAAAAAACCGGTCATATTGTACCGATCAGTGAATGGGTTTTGAAAGAGGCGATTACGCAGAAAAGAGCCTGGGATCAAAAGGGTTTTCCGGCTTTAAAAATTGCGGTTAATCTTTCTGGTTATACTTTTACCGAGAGTTCGGTGTTTGACAGGCTTTGCCAGATACTTGATGAGATGGACGTAAAACCCGATGAAATCGAGATAGAGATAACGGAAACGGCGGTCATGATGGAGCTTGAAGCTGCGAAAGAGGCGCTGGCAAAATTGAAGGAAAGAGGTTTGACCATTGCCATGGATGATTTCGGCACCGGTTATTCATCACTTAATTATCTTCAGATTTTACCCATCGATGTGCTTAAGATCGATCAGACTTTTATCCGAAATATCCGGTCACAGAAAGAGGAAACCATCTATAAGACGCTGGTGGAACTGGCTCATGCTATTGGTATAAGAGTGGTAGCCGAAGGAGTTGAAACTCTGGAACAACAGGAGTTTTTAATGCAGAATAATTGTGATATTGGTCAGGGTTATTTTCTCGGTCGCCCAGTGTCAGCGCAGGAAGTGGAAGAACAGTTTTTAAAAGAAGTATAA